The Cucumis melo cultivar AY chromosome 5, USDA_Cmelo_AY_1.0, whole genome shotgun sequence genome has a segment encoding these proteins:
- the LOC103497793 gene encoding proline-rich receptor-like protein kinase PERK1, which translates to MSTPTPAPTSPPATNTTSPPPPTPTAPPPSTPAQPPPSTTPPPTTTPSPPPPSTASPPAPSQPPPTSAPPPATPSRPPPSTPEPAPPTASPSPPASTPPPSRPSSSPPPTSSTTPPSPPTGRSPPPPSSHTPSTPSRTPPPPPSTPSSSSSNISTGLVVGIAIGGVVIVLLLSILCLCCTKKRRRRRDEEGFYPHPPPDPKVDPYAGQQQWQNNAPLPPDPLVGMVPKPSPPPVVASRPPHSPTGVRPPLPPPLYMSSSGGSGSMYSGPETPLPPPPPPHMAFGFSKSTFTYEELAMATDGFSDANLLGQGGFGYVHRGVLPNGKEVAVKQLKAGSGQGEREFQAEVDIISRVHHKHLVSLVGYCITGSQRLLVYEFVANNTLEFHLHGKGRPTMDWQTRLKIALGSAKGLAYIHEDCHPKIIHRDIKAANILLDFKFEAKVADFGLAKFTSDVNTHVSTRVMGTFGYLAPEYASSGKLTEKSDVFSFGVMLLELITGRRPVDMSNTAMEDSLVDWARPLMNRALEDGNFDVLVDPRLQNNYNHNEMARMVACAAACVRHSAKRRPRMSQVVRALEGDSSLSDLNEGVKPGQSSMYSSHGSSDYDTHQYNEDLRKFRKMALGSTEYGASSEYSGPTSEYGLYPSGSSSEGQTTREMETRTAKKESGGFSGRS; encoded by the exons ATGTCAACCCCTACTCCGGCGCCGACGTCTCCGCCGGCGACCAATACGACGTCCCCACCGCCACCAACCCCTACTGCTCCGCCCCCATCGACTCCAGCACAACCGCCGCCGTCCACTACACCACCACCAACTACCACTCCGTCGCCACCTCCGCCTTCCACTGCATCGCCACCCGCTCCTTCGCAGCCTCCGCCAACTTCCGCACCACCTCCGGCCACCCCATCACGGCCTCCGCCGTCTACTCCAGAGCCCGCCCCGCCCACTGCTTCTCCTTCACCTCCGGCTTCCACTCCTCCGCCGTCCAGACCTTCGAGTTCTCCACCTCCTACGTCTTCTACTACCCCTCCGTCTCCCCCAACTGGCCGTAGTCCGCCGCCTCCGAGTTCTCATACGCCGTCTACTCCGTCCAGaactcctcctcctcctccctcAACGCCGTCCTCCTCCTCGTCTAATATATCAACCGGACTTGTCGTCGGGATAGCAATTGGTGGAGTGGTAATTGTTCTTCTGCTGAGTATATTATGCCTTTGTTGtacaaagaaaagaagaagacgaCGGGATGAAGAGGGATTTTATCCACACCCTCCGCCTGACCCTAAAG tTGACCCTTATGCTGGTCAGCAGCAATGGCAGAACAATGCTCCTCTGCCGCCTGATCCTTTAGTTGGGATGGTGCCGAAGCCATCTCCTCCACCGGTAGTTGCATCCCGACCCCCGCATTCACCAACCGGCGTTCGTCCTCCACTTCCACCTCCGCTCTATATGAGTAGCAGTGGAGGTTCGGGCTCTATGTATTCTGGGCCTGAAACACCGCTCCCTCCGCCACCTCCCCCTCATATGGCCTTTGGTTTCTCAAAGAGTACTTTTACTTATGAGGAATTGGCAATGGCCACGGACGGCTTCTCGGATGCGAATCTCCTTGGACAAGGTGGATTTGGATATGTGCATAGGGGAGTTCTTCCCAATGGTAAGGAAGTTGCTGTCAAGCAATTGAAAGCTGGGAGTGGACAGGGCGAACGAGAATTTCAAGCCGAAGTTGATATCATCAGCCGAGTTCATCATAAACATCTTGTTTCTTTGGTTGGATATTGCATAACTGGGTCTCAAAGATTGCTTGTTTATGAGTTTGTTGCTAACAACACTTTGGAGTTCCATTTACATG GTAAAGGGCGGCCGACTATGGATTGGCAGACAAGACTCAAAATTGCTTTAGGATCAGCAAAAGGACTAGCTTATATTCATGAGGATT GTCACCCAAAAATCATTCATCGCGACATTAAAGCTGCTAACATATTGTTGGATTTCAAGTTTGAAGCAAAG GTTGCTGATTTTGGACTTGCAAAGTTTACCTCTGATGTCAATACCCATGTATCAACTCGAGTGATGGGTACTTTTGG GTATCTTGCTCCAGAGTATGCCTCGAGCGGCAAACTTACTGAGAAATCAGATGTTTTCTCCTTTGGAGTTATGCTTTTAGAGTTGATTACCGGTCGTCGACCAGTCGATATGAGTAATACTGCTATGGAAGATAGCCTCGTAGACTGG GCTAGGCCGCTAATGAACCGAGCTTTAGAAGATGGAAACTTCGATGTTTTGGTTGATCCAAGGCTGCAGAACAACTACAACCACAATGAAATGGCTCGCATGGTTGCCTGTGCTGCTGCTTGTGTTCGTCATTCTGCCAAGCGTCGACCACGAATGAGTCAG GTAGTACGAGCGCTCGAAGGAGACTCTTCACTATCGGATCTCAACGAAGGAGTGAAACCCGGGCAGAGCTCGATGTACAGTTCTCATGGAAGCTCAGACTACGACACCCATCAGTACAACGAGGACTTGAGAAAGTTTAGAAAGATGGCACTGGGAAGCACAGAATATGGAGCGAGCAGCGAATACAGCGGACCAACGAGCGAGTACGGGCTGTATCCATCGGGATCAAGCAGCGAAGGGCAAACCACAAGAGAAATGGAGACGAGAACAGCAAAGAAAGAGAGTGGAGGCTTTAGTGGACGCTCTTGA
- the LOC103497800 gene encoding uncharacterized protein LOC103497800: protein MFRLWKWYQNCLTFHPVKTQVISSGFLWGTGDIAAQYITHSAAKTHLPTSSDAVEEFKINWKRVGITSMFGFGFVGPVGHMWYEGLDRFIRLKLQLQPKSAKFVGAKLAMDGLIFGPIDLVFFFSYMGFANGKDVAEVKEDLKRDVLPAFILSGTVWPIIQVANFRYVPVRYQLLYVNMFCLLDSAFLSWFEQQNDAPWKQWFTSFNPFKER from the exons ATGTTTAGGCTCTGGAAATGGTATCAGAACTGTCTCACCTTCCATCCAGTCAAGACCCAAGTCATCAGTTCCGGCTTTTTATGGGGTACTGGCGACATTGCAGCTCAGTACATTACTCACTCCGCCGCTAAAACCCATCTTCCAACTTCT TCAGATGCTGTAGAAGAGTTCAAAATCAACTGGAAACGTGTTGGAATCACAAGCATGTTTGGATTCGGTTTTGTTGGACCAGTCGGCCACATGTG GTATGAAGGCTTGGACAGATTTATAAGGCTAAAACTTCAGCTACAGCCAAAATCAGCCAAATTTGTTGGGGCAAAACTGGCAATGGATGGTCTAATCTTTGGCCCAATCGATTTAGTCTTCTTCTTCAGTTATATGGGATTTGCCAACGGTAAAGACGTTGCTGAAGTGAAAGAAGACTTGAAGAGGGACGTCCTCCCCGCATTCATCTTGTCAGGTACGGTGTGGCCGATCATTCAGGTTGCAAACTTCCGATACGTGCCAGTGAGGTACCAACTCCTCTATGTTAATATGTTCTGCTTGTTGGACAGTGCTTTTTTGTCATGGTTTGAGCAACAAAATGATGCTCCTTGGAAGCAATGGTTTACTTCTTTTAATCCTTTTAAAGAAAGATAA